Proteins from one Dama dama isolate Ldn47 chromosome 12, ASM3311817v1, whole genome shotgun sequence genomic window:
- the LOC133066778 gene encoding large ribosomal subunit protein uL3-like encodes MSHRKFSAPRHGSLGFLPRKRSSRHRGKVKSFPKDDSSKPVHLTAFLGYKAGMTHIVREVDRPGSKVNKKEVVEAVTIVETPPMVIVGIVGYVETPRVLRTFKTIFAEHISDKCKRRFYKNWHKSKKKAFTKYCKKWQDVDGKKQLERDFSSMKKYCQVIRVIAHTQMRLLPLHQKKAHLMEIQVNGGTVAEKLDWARERLEQQVPVNQVFGQDEMIDVIGVTKGKGYKGVTSRWHTKKLPRKTHQGLRKVACIGVWHPARVAFSVARAGQKGYHHRTEINKKIYKIGQGYLIKDGKLIKNNASTDYDLSDKSINPLGGFVHYGEVTNDFVMLKGRVVGTKKRVLTLRKSLLVQTKRRALEKIDLKFIDTTSKFGHGRFQTVEEKKAFMGPLKKDRIAKEEGA; translated from the coding sequence ATGTCTCACAGAAAGTTCTCCGCTCCCAGGCACGGGTCCCTGGGCTTCCTGCCTCGGAAGCGCAGCAGCCGGCACCGCGGGAAGGTGAAGAGCTTCCCCAAGGATGACTCTTCCAAGCCCGTGCACCTTACTGCCTTCCTCGGCTACAAGGCTGGCATGACCCACATTGTGAGGGAGGTCGATAGGCCAGGGTCCAAGGTGAACAAGAAGGAAGTTGTGGAGGCTGTGACCATCGTGGAGACTCCGCCCATGGTGATTGTGGGCATCGTGGGCTACGTGGAAACACCCCGAGTCCTCCGGACCTTTAAGACCATCTTTGCTGAGCATATCAGTGACAAGTGCAAAAGGCGCTTCTACAAGAACTGGCATAAATCTAAGAAGAAGGCCTTCACCAAATACTGCAAGAAGTGGCAGGACGTAGATGGCAAGAAGCAACTGGAGAGGGACTTCAGCAGCATGAAAAAGTACTGTCAGGTCATCCGTGTCATTGCCCACACCCAGATGCGCCTGCTTCCTCTGCACCAGAAGAAGGCCCACCTCATGGAGATCCAGGTGAACGGAGGCACTGTGGCTGAAAAACTGGACTGGGCCCGCGAGAGGCTTGAGCAGCAGGTCCCTGTCAACCAAGTATTTGgccaggatgagatgattgatgtCATTGGGGTGACCAAGGGCAAAGGCTACAAAGGGGTCACCAGCCGTTGGCACACCAAGAAGCTACCCCGTAAGACCCACCAAGGGCTGCGCAAGGTTGCCTGTATTGGGGTGTGGCATCCCGCCCGGGTGGCCTTCTCTGTGGCTCGGGCTGGGCAAAAAGGCTACCATCACCGCACTGAGATCAACAAGAAGATCTACAAGATTGGTCAGGGCTACCTCATCAAGGACGGCAAACTGATCAAGAACAATGCCTCTACTGATTACGATCTGTCTGACAAGAGCATCAACCCTCTGGGCGGCTTTGTCCACTACGGTGAGGTGACCAATGACTTCGTCATGCTCAAAGGCCGTGTGGTGGGAACCAAGAAGCGAGTGCTCACTCTGCGCAAGTCCTTGCTGGTGCAGACCAAACGCCGGGCCCTGGAGAAGATCGACCTCAAATTTATTGACACCACCTCCAAATTTGGTCACGGTCGCTTCCAGACTGTGGAGGAGAAGAAAGCCTTTATGGGACCACTTAAGAAGGACCGAATTGCCAAGGAAGAAGGGGCCTAA